A region of Lycium barbarum isolate Lr01 chromosome 1, ASM1917538v2, whole genome shotgun sequence DNA encodes the following proteins:
- the LOC132639149 gene encoding L-idonate 5-dehydrogenase-like isoform X1, which yields MVIKGHLSDGEAEYSVTEEENLAVWLLSIKTLRIQPYRLPPLGPYDVKIRIKAVGICGSDIHHFKNMRVANFVVKKPMVLGHECAGIVEQVGSQVKFLMIGDRVALEPGISCRQCQLCKDGRYNLCRQMKFFGSPPTNGALANQVVHPGDLCFKLPDNISLEEGAMCEPLSVGVHACRRAQVGPETKLVIIGAGPIGLVTMLAARAFGSPKIVIVDIDDCRLSFAKDLGADEIIKVSSSMQDVEEEVVQIRSAMGSPADLSFDCVGFNKTMSMALQATRAGGKVCLVGLGQREMTLPLTSAAAREVDVVGIFRYRNTWPLCIEFLKTGKIDVKPLITHRYKFTQEGVEEAFETSSRGGNAIKVMFNL from the exons ATGGTGATCAAGGGACATTTATCAGATGGTGAAGCAGAATACAGTGTAACAGAAGAAGAGAACTTGGCAGTTTGGCTTCTTAGTATCAAAACACTTCGGATTCAGCCATATAGGCTCCCACCTCTTG GTCCTTATGATGTCAAGATTCGAATTAAAGCTGTTGGTATATGTGGAAGTGATATCCATCACTTTAAG AATATGAGAGTAGCAAATTTCGTGGTTAAAAAGCCGATGGTACTTGGGCATGAGTGTGCTGGAATTGTAGAACAAGTTGGTAGCCAAGTGAAATTTCTGATGATCGGTGATCGGGTAGCTTTGGAGCCTGGTATTAGTTGCAGGCAGTGTCAATTATGCAAAGACGGTCGCTACAATCTCTGCCGTCAAATGAAATTCTTTGGCTCTCCTCCAACTAATGGTGCTTTAGCCAACCAG GTGGTGCATCCTGGAGATCTATGTTTTAAGTTACCAGATAATATAAGCTTGGAGGAAGGTGCAATGTGTGAACCTCTGAGTGTTGGTGTCCATGCTTGCCGCCGTGCCCAAGTGGGTCCAGAAACCAAACTAGTGATCATAGGTGCAGGACCTATTGGCCTTGTCACTATGCTGGCAGCTCGTGCTTTTGGATCACCCAAGATAGTCATCGTTGATATAGATGATTGCCGATTATCTTTCGCGAAAGACCTCGGTGCTGATGAGATCATTAAAGTTTCTTCTAGTATGCAG GATGTGGAAGAGGAGGTGGTGCAAATACGTAGTGCAATGGGTAGTCCTGCGGATTTGAGCTTTGATTGTGTTGGTTTTAACAAGACTATGTCAATGGCTCTGCAAGCCACCCGTGCTGGTGGTAAAGTTTGCCTCGTTGGATTAGGTCAACGTGAGATGACTCTCCCTCTTACTTCAGCTGCTGCAAG GGAGGTGGATGTCGTGGGCATTTTCAGATATCGGAATACATGGCCACTCTGCATTGAATTTCTGAAAACTGGTAAAATAGACGTGAAGCCGCTCATAACCCACAGGTATAAGTTCACTCAAGAAGGTGTGGAAGAAGCCTTTGAGACCAGTTCTCGCGGTGGAAATGCCATCAAGGTCATGTTCAACCTGTAG
- the LOC132639141 gene encoding pentatricopeptide repeat-containing protein At2g22410, mitochondrial-like has protein sequence MKLSRLFSSTVQKPSPYLNISNSTKELHCHLIRTQNHSKDPFAIYNYMIRVLVKTDKPIDALHLFDKMRQQGLHGNNLTFIFIFKACLQVSDIVLGNAVHVNVLKLGYESYLYVCNSLIYFYGCCGDLVSARKVFDEMSERDLVSWNSLICGYSQCNRYNEVLGLFALMKEVNVKADAVTLVKVVLACSYLREFEVVDYVAKYIGDNCVRIDVYLGNTLIDVYGRRGLVSLAEDVFAKMEERNVVSWNAMIMGYAKAEDLRDARDLFDKMPKRDVISWTSMITGYCQANRFSEAITLFQEMMAIKVKPDEITVASVLSACARLGTLDVGKAVHDYVCQHDVKMDIYVGNALVDMYCKCGSVNTALEVFLSMRKKDTVSWTSIISGLAVNGFHDKALQLFSQMLGDGCKPTHGTFIGVLLACAHAGLVDKGLEYFESMEKRHGLVPEMKHYGCVVDLLCRSGNLNRAFEFINLMPMAADVVLWRMLLSACKLHGNVVLAEIAANKLLQLDPDNGGNYVLSSSTYATAERWDDAMKIRQLMDEGTVQRPLGWSSIEVNAIV, from the coding sequence ATGAAACTCTCAAGACTATTTTCGTCCACTGTCCAAAAACCATCGCCATACTTGAACATCTCAAACTCCACTAAAGAACTTCATTGCCACCTCATCAGAACTCAAAATCACTCCAAAGACCCTTTTGCTATTTATAATTACATGATTCGTGTGTTGGTTAAAACTGATAAACCCATTGATGCACTCCACCTGTTTGATAAAATGCGTCAACAAGGATTACATGGAAATAACCTCACtttcatttttatatttaaaGCTTGCTTACAAGTTTCAGATATTGTTCTTGGAAATGCAGTTCATGTTAATGTTTTGAAGCTTGGGTATGAGTCCTATTTGTATGTATGTAATtctttgatttatttttatgGTTGTTGTGGTGATTTAGTTAGTGCTCGAAAGGTGTTTGATGAAATGTCTGAGAGAGATTTAGTATCATGGAACTCATTGATTTGTGGGTATAGTCAATGTAATAGATATAATGAAGTGTTGGGTCTTTTTGCTTTAATGAAAGAAGTAAATGTGAAGGCGGACGCGGTGACATTAGTGAAAGTAGTGCTAGCTTGTAGCTATTTAAGGGAATTTGAGGTGGTGGATTATGTCGCGAAGTATATTGGGGATAATTGTGTGAGAATTGATGTGTATTTGGGGAATACATTGATCGATGTGTATGGTAGACGTGGATTAGTTAGCTTAGCTGAAGATGTTTTTGCTAAGATGGAAGAGAGAAATGTGGTTTCTTGGAATGCCATGATCATGGGGTATGCTAAAGCAGAGGATTTAAGGGATGCAAGGGATCTTTTTGACAAGATGCCTAAAAGAGATGTGATTTCTTGGACTTCTATGATCACGGGGTATTGTCAAGCTAATCGATTTTCAGAAGCTATTACACTTTTCCAAGAGATGATGGCGATTAAGGTTAAGCCTGATGAAATTACGGTTGCTAGTGTGCTTTCTGCTTGTGCACGTTTAGGTACACTTGATGTGGGTAAGGCAGTACATGATTATGTTTGTCAGCATGATGTTAAAATGGATATTTATGTGGGGAATGCGTTGGTGGATATGTACTGCAAATGCGGATCTGTTAATACAGCCTTGGAAGTGTTTTTGAGCATGAGGAAAAAGGATACTGTTTCTTGGACTTCGATAATCTCTGGCCTTGCAGTGAATGGATTTCATGATAAGGCTCTTCAGCTCTTCTCACAGATGTTAGGAGACGGTTGTAAGCCAACTCACGGTACATTCATTGGCGTACTACTTGCTTGTGCTCATGCAGGTTTGGTGGACAAAGGTTTGGAATACTTTGAGAGTATGGAAAAACGTCATGGATTGGTGCCAGAAATGAAGCATTACGGTTGTGTTGTTGATTTGTTGTGCCGCTCTGGTAATTTAAATAGAGCGTTTGAGTTTATAAATCTTATGCCTATGGCGGCAGATGTGGTTTTGTGGAGAATGTTGCTTAGTGCTTGTAAACTTCACGGTAATGTGGTTCTTGCTGAAATTGCTGCAAACAAACTTCTTCAATTAGATCCTGATAATGGTGGTAATTATGTTCTGTCATCAAGCACTTATGCCACTGCAGAGAGGTGGGACGATGCAATGAAAATAAGGCAATTGATGGATGAGGGTACAGTACAGAGGCCATTAGGCTGGAGTTCAATTGAAGTAAATGCAATCGTCTAG
- the LOC132639149 gene encoding L-idonate 5-dehydrogenase-like isoform X2 gives MRVANFVVKKPMVLGHECAGIVEQVGSQVKFLMIGDRVALEPGISCRQCQLCKDGRYNLCRQMKFFGSPPTNGALANQVVHPGDLCFKLPDNISLEEGAMCEPLSVGVHACRRAQVGPETKLVIIGAGPIGLVTMLAARAFGSPKIVIVDIDDCRLSFAKDLGADEIIKVSSSMQDVEEEVVQIRSAMGSPADLSFDCVGFNKTMSMALQATRAGGKVCLVGLGQREMTLPLTSAAAREVDVVGIFRYRNTWPLCIEFLKTGKIDVKPLITHRYKFTQEGVEEAFETSSRGGNAIKVMFNL, from the exons ATGAGAGTAGCAAATTTCGTGGTTAAAAAGCCGATGGTACTTGGGCATGAGTGTGCTGGAATTGTAGAACAAGTTGGTAGCCAAGTGAAATTTCTGATGATCGGTGATCGGGTAGCTTTGGAGCCTGGTATTAGTTGCAGGCAGTGTCAATTATGCAAAGACGGTCGCTACAATCTCTGCCGTCAAATGAAATTCTTTGGCTCTCCTCCAACTAATGGTGCTTTAGCCAACCAG GTGGTGCATCCTGGAGATCTATGTTTTAAGTTACCAGATAATATAAGCTTGGAGGAAGGTGCAATGTGTGAACCTCTGAGTGTTGGTGTCCATGCTTGCCGCCGTGCCCAAGTGGGTCCAGAAACCAAACTAGTGATCATAGGTGCAGGACCTATTGGCCTTGTCACTATGCTGGCAGCTCGTGCTTTTGGATCACCCAAGATAGTCATCGTTGATATAGATGATTGCCGATTATCTTTCGCGAAAGACCTCGGTGCTGATGAGATCATTAAAGTTTCTTCTAGTATGCAG GATGTGGAAGAGGAGGTGGTGCAAATACGTAGTGCAATGGGTAGTCCTGCGGATTTGAGCTTTGATTGTGTTGGTTTTAACAAGACTATGTCAATGGCTCTGCAAGCCACCCGTGCTGGTGGTAAAGTTTGCCTCGTTGGATTAGGTCAACGTGAGATGACTCTCCCTCTTACTTCAGCTGCTGCAAG GGAGGTGGATGTCGTGGGCATTTTCAGATATCGGAATACATGGCCACTCTGCATTGAATTTCTGAAAACTGGTAAAATAGACGTGAAGCCGCTCATAACCCACAGGTATAAGTTCACTCAAGAAGGTGTGGAAGAAGCCTTTGAGACCAGTTCTCGCGGTGGAAATGCCATCAAGGTCATGTTCAACCTGTAG